From the bacterium genome, one window contains:
- a CDS encoding YggT family protein: MLVLLVMRLIADVVQVLTLLIIVRAVLTWIPSVDYGHPVIRAIVGITDPILLPIRRLIPPLGGIDITPIVALLLIQFVGKMLIAVISMVAFGA, translated from the coding sequence GTGCTCGTCCTTCTTGTCATGAGGCTGATCGCGGACGTCGTGCAGGTACTGACGCTATTGATCATCGTGCGTGCGGTGCTGACGTGGATTCCCTCTGTCGACTACGGCCATCCGGTGATCCGGGCGATCGTCGGGATCACCGACCCCATCCTGCTGCCGATCCGCCGCCTCATCCCGCCGCTCGGCGGGATTGACATCACGCCGATCGTCGCCCTGCTCCTGATCCAGTTTGTCGGCAAGATGCTGATCGCCGTGATCAGCATGGTCGCGTTCGGCGCCTGA
- the speD gene encoding adenosylmethionine decarboxylase, which translates to MDTLGHHYIVEGSGCNPDVISRVEQVEQILVRAAEVADVQIWAISFHRFRPMGVSGVVVISESHLSVHTWPEVGYVALDIFTCGDRAKPEAAVQHALKAFGATNMHITEVTRGLEEGDKVFFHSMITWEENLPENLMNHRPRRRRAARRRRRTAKVSAS; encoded by the coding sequence GTGGACACGCTCGGGCACCACTACATCGTCGAAGGGTCGGGCTGCAACCCGGATGTCATCAGCCGCGTCGAACAGGTGGAACAGATCCTGGTCCGGGCCGCCGAAGTCGCCGACGTGCAGATCTGGGCGATCTCCTTTCACCGGTTTCGGCCCATGGGCGTGAGCGGCGTGGTGGTGATCTCGGAATCGCACCTGTCCGTGCACACGTGGCCGGAGGTCGGCTACGTGGCCCTCGACATCTTCACCTGCGGCGACCGGGCGAAACCCGAAGCCGCCGTCCAGCACGCGCTCAAGGCGTTCGGCGCGACCAACATGCACATCACGGAGGTCACGCGCGGACTGGAGGAAGGCGACAAGGTCTTCTTCCACAGCATGATCACCTGGGAAGAGAACCTGCCGGAAAACCTCATGAACCATCGGCCGCGCCGCCGGCGGGCGGCGCGCCGGCGGCGGCGCACCGCGAAGGTGTCGGCGTCGTAG
- a CDS encoding small multi-drug export protein has product MLTRFIHVMLLSIVPWVELRLAIPYGIAKDGLPPAVAFLAAVLASWAVIVPVFIGLDLFYVRFLSHSPLARRLIEEVRRHGRKYVERWGVVGVGIYVSLPLPGPGVYSGAVLAWTFGLPRRHAIAALAVGVLVSAVLVTLISTGLIAVIRRFM; this is encoded by the coding sequence ATGCTCACTAGGTTCATCCACGTCATGCTGCTCTCGATCGTGCCGTGGGTGGAGCTGCGGCTGGCGATTCCGTACGGGATCGCCAAGGACGGGCTGCCGCCGGCCGTGGCATTCCTCGCCGCCGTCCTGGCGAGCTGGGCGGTGATCGTGCCGGTGTTCATCGGCCTGGATCTGTTCTACGTGCGGTTCCTGTCGCATTCCCCGCTGGCGCGCCGCCTGATCGAGGAAGTGCGGCGGCACGGACGGAAATACGTGGAACGGTGGGGCGTCGTCGGCGTCGGGATCTACGTGAGCCTGCCGCTGCCGGGACCGGGGGTCTACTCCGGCGCCGTCTTGGCCTGGACGTTCGGGCTGCCGCGGCGCCACGCGATCGCCGCGCTCGCCGTGGGAGTGCTCGTCAGCGCGGTTCTGGTCACGCTGATCAGCACAGGCCTGATCGCGGTCATCAGACGGTTCATGTGA
- a CDS encoding acyl-CoA thioesterase, translating to MVQLVFPEHTNQYGTLFGGRMMSWIATAGTLAASRFAHGPVVQGAMDDLDFLTPVHLGEIVTIDAQVECVGRSSMEVGVEVQSESPGRRVPRRTTSSHLAFIALDDHERPRPVGASVTPASASESALHEAAAARKAARLARVRAHGADVPEVPAGAQATRLARVVMPEDAFSGTLMFAGKLLAMLDEVAAITAARYTRGQVVTASLDTVYFYHPLRVGEIVDIAAAVPFVSRTSAEIGVRVDSERVGGVRHHTCTAYLTMVHLDAAGRPAPMPPLVPPDERARRVWLGGAMRSRARKARVAALRAQDHAH from the coding sequence ATGGTGCAACTGGTCTTCCCCGAGCACACCAATCAATACGGCACACTCTTCGGCGGGCGGATGATGTCGTGGATCGCGACGGCCGGCACGCTGGCCGCGTCGCGGTTTGCGCACGGTCCGGTCGTCCAGGGGGCGATGGACGACTTGGATTTTCTGACGCCGGTGCATCTCGGCGAGATCGTCACGATCGACGCCCAGGTCGAGTGCGTCGGCCGCTCCTCGATGGAGGTCGGCGTGGAGGTGCAGTCCGAATCGCCCGGCCGGCGCGTGCCGCGGCGGACGACGTCGTCGCACCTGGCGTTCATCGCGCTCGACGACCACGAACGGCCGCGGCCGGTCGGGGCGTCCGTCACGCCGGCGTCCGCCTCGGAGTCGGCCCTGCACGAGGCCGCCGCGGCACGCAAGGCCGCCCGCCTGGCGCGCGTCCGCGCGCACGGCGCCGACGTTCCCGAGGTCCCGGCCGGCGCGCAGGCGACCCGGCTGGCCCGCGTGGTGATGCCCGAAGACGCCTTCAGCGGGACGCTCATGTTCGCCGGCAAGTTGCTGGCGATGCTCGACGAGGTGGCGGCGATCACGGCGGCCCGGTACACGCGGGGCCAGGTCGTGACCGCATCGCTCGACACCGTGTACTTCTACCATCCGCTGCGGGTCGGCGAGATCGTCGACATCGCGGCCGCCGTGCCGTTCGTGTCGCGGACGTCGGCGGAGATCGGCGTGCGGGTGGACAGCGAGCGGGTCGGCGGCGTCCGCCACCACACGTGCACGGCCTATCTCACGATGGTGCATCTCGACGCCGCCGGCCGGCCCGCGCCGATGCCGCCTCTCGTCCCGCCGGACGAGCGGGCGCGGCGGGTGTGGCTCGGCGGGGCGATGCGGTCGCGCGCGCGAAAGGCGCGGGTCGCCGCCCTGCGGGCGCAGGACCATGCTCACTAG